The genomic DNA CCTTCCCGCTCCATCATCTCCAAAGCCAGCTCGGCCGCCGTCTGGGCAGCCCCGCTCAGGCGGGGCACGTAGTACTTGATCACCCGTCCGATGTTAAACAGGGAAGCCTCCACCAGGGCGCGAGCCAGAAACAAGCGCCAGGGTCCGCGGAGGTAATGCCGTACCTGCTCGACGCGCAGCCGCCCCGAGAGCTGCGATTCTCGAGGATAGAGTGCCGCCGTGAAATGGCCGTAGTAGTCGTAGAAGAAGGCCGGAATGCCGTGCTGTCCCAGGAAAGTGACCAGCTTGGAATTGAGGTCGATCTCGCCGAACAGGTAAAGGCTTTCTACCGCTTCTACCGGGAAGGGCACCCGATCGGTGGGATGGTCCGGTGGACAGGAGGGCAGGCCTTCGTCCTCAGGGGCATCGTCGGGAGCGCGCGCTCCGGAGGCTCGCTCCAGGGCCAGCGTGTTGTGCCGGCGTTTGAGGCGTCCGCTGGAAAACAGATAGTAAGGTCGTTTCATCGCGTCAAAGGTCTAACGTCTCAGGGCGCAGGAGACCATCGGTACCCCGGATCTCCGTCTCCCCGCTTTATGCATAGCACAAGTCTTCAAAGGCGCACTTCTGACAGAAGCGCCGGCGCGTCAGGCGGGCCGGGGGCGTGTGCTGCTGGGTCAAGAGCTGAAGTTCCCGTGTCCAGGTGGCCAGTTGCCCTTCCTGCGCGGCAGTGAGCGTGACCGGTTCGGTGCGGCGCAGCAGGGGATAGTCCAACTGGCCGGTGAAGGCCGCGCCGTCGGCGCGGGTCACCCCGTTGAGGCGTAGGAGCCAGAGGTAAAAGCGCACCTGCCACCGGTGAGCCTCCTCACAGGAGCGTCCCTTTTTGGTTTCGTGCAACACCCCCTGTCGCAGCTGCGCGCGGTCGAGCTTGCCCACCAGCAGGTGCCCGTCGGGCGTTTCCGCTTCCAGGTGCAGGTGTTTCTCGCTGCGGCTGTAGCTGGTCTGATCCAGCAATCGCCCCAGCGCCACGGTGTCGGACTCCTGTTCCATCCACAGGCCCCGCAACGAGAGCCAGGCTTTGCGGGGGCAGATCAGATAGTAGCCCAGCAGCATGCCCCCGATGCGGAGCGAAGAGGTAACGGTAGCGAACGAATTCATAAAGCTTCAAAGTCAAGAGAGACCGCGGGTGGTGATCACTTCTGTCTACGCATCGCCTCGATTTCCCTGACCACCGCTTTCCCAAACCGATCAGGTATCACCATGCGCAGGTGTGTTTCGGCTTGCGCCAGGACTTCTTCAACAGAGTTGGTATCCTCGTTGCCAACACATGCCCCCGGCATCTAGGGTCATTGTGAAGTAATCGACTGGACTATCCTCGTCCAGACCGAGTTGAATGTCGTCGTGGTTTACGCACCACCAGGCCAGGTAGGGATGTGGGTCGGAGAAGGTCATACCTCATATTCAAAGGCCTTCAATTGTTCCGTTAGATCATGTTCAGCGTTTGCCAGTGCCTCTGCCGAACCCATCACACCGGGTACGTAGCCTTTGGCAGAGAGCGCTATATACAGCTCCGCACCACGTACTTTTTCAAGTACTGGGTCTGCTTTCTTCCCCTCTTCCCGTAGATCGGCACGGATGGCCGCCGCCAGTAAGTTTGCGTTGTCCGAGATGGCTATGGCCAACGTCGGTTGCGGACTGTAGGTACGGCTCTGGTTGCTGGTGATGCGCCAGTTGATCAACGCGTGTGCCAAGGCGGGAATGATCTCTTCACGACGGTCCGCTGGGCACACCAAAAATTCACCCTTCTCGATCCAACCTTCCTCACGTAATTCCGCCTCCTTCGCTTCCGTCAGTTCTGGATCGTGACGGTTAGTCGACACTTTGAATAAACGCCGTAGATCAATAGCCACATCGTACACGAAGAGGCCTTCTGCGCGCGAGCCGACTTTATCGCTCGGAATCCAGTGACGTCGCGGAAGCGAACGGGTATTTGAGCGAAGAAACTCATTGACCGCTTCGTCGGAAAGCAGCTCACCCTCGGCGTTGCGCACCCTGACGGGGTTATGGCTGGGGTTTTCGCTGCGATCAAACGTCAAACTCTCTTCACTGGTCCGAGCCAGCGTAGGATGCAGAGGGCGCATGGCCGAGATAGAAAGCGGGCTGCGTCTTTTGAGAGTAAGTTCGGAGGACTGAGCCCGCATCCACCCACCGATTAACTGATCGGCATGAAGGGGATCGCAAGGACTCCACGGTTCCTTCTGAGCAAGGCTATCCTTGCCATCTTTCCCACTGGTGATTTGATAATTAAACGTAATGGGCGCCCGCTTTTCATCTTCCATTGTTTCCACCATTGCATCGAGGATGGATCGTTTGACCTGTTGACCGCTCGAATAGGGGAGACGATTGTTGAAAATAGGATCCCAATAAGTCTTCTGACCGTTCTCGACAGAAAACACCGTGTGGTCCATTTGGCGTAAGCCACGGAGATACAGATATGGTTTCATCAAAAATTACATTAAGGGTGATAAGTTATTTTGAAACGTAGACGAACTTAAAGCGTAACAGCGTGAGAAAAAGAGGTACGTTACTCTCCGGCATCGTAACCACCTCATGGACGAGGCGATTGAATAGCTCCTTATGGGTACCGTCTTCTTCCTCTAGGATGGGGGTGAGCGCTTCGACAAACTGCCTGCGGCCATTGGCCTTCAAAGCTTCTTCGACCATTGTTTTGTGCGTTTGTTTACCCCGTTTGGCTTGTTGGGTAAATTGGTGAAGTGCTTCTGCGGTTTGTTCCGTTTGTTTGAGTAAGTCTTCGTTGTTGTTCAGCATGGCGATGATCCAGGTTATGTAGATGTCGTGGGTGATCTGATCTGACTCCTTTTTAGGATGTTTTGGCAAAGTGATTCCGTTAAAACGGCTGGGCATGTGCTTGCGTAAGTCTTTCGGCTCAATAGCCCGTAGCCCGATCGCACCTTGCTGGCAAGCGGTGGTGAAGCCCAATTCTGTGTCATACAGGCGCTTTAAACTCCTCCGGTCACGGCCCTGGTGCGCTCCGAACAGCCGTTCGTAGAGCAGGGGCAACCGTCCTACTTCCGGGAGCTTGAGTGGGATGAAGCCCACCGTCGTATTCGTCTGGCCAAAAGAGTAGACATAGCTGATCAGGTCGCGGGCATCTGGCAAACTGGTCAGCGCGAATACCACCCGAATCCAGGGCGGTGTGCTATAGGCGTGCTTACCGTCTTTGGCGACTGGCTCACCCGACGCACCGAGAGGAAAATCGCGCAACGGATCAGTTTCATCAAACTCCTCGTCAAAGCGGTGAATTAGCCACCACCCGTTCCAGGTATCGATCTGGTAGGGCTTCAGGGTCGGTAGCGCCTCCATCTTACTTCGGTATTGCTTCCACCCTTCCAATAAAGCCAGCAATACCGCGTCGTGGTCAATCAGCATTGACATGCCCCCCTTTACTCCTACCCCGGCCGCTGCACCCATCCAGGTCAAATAGATCTCGTCGGCGTCAACCGGGATACATACGCTCGTGATTTGGCTTGACGTAGCCGCTTCCACCCCCCGGGCTGAGCCCCCTAGGTACAGATGTCCTTGGGGTTCATCGAGCCTTGCTACGTCTGTATGAAAGAGCAAGAGTGCCTCCCGACGTACCTCCTCCGTCAGCGGTCGCTTTTTCTGCTGCTTAGCAGCTTGGTCAAATTTTGAGTTATTCGCCAACATGAGGTACCGCTCGTGGTTGAAGACCAGCGGAAAGAACACGTCGTCAAAAAACTGACGCGGCGTCAGGGGTGGTCCTTCGCGGCGATGTTCGTTGTAAAGGGTCAGCAGGCGGCGGCCGATGTGTGCGGTGTACATGGTTTAAATAAATCGAGTGTCAAAAGCGGATTGATTTGTCGGCATGGCCGGTACTACCAATCCGAGCAGCAGCCCCCCCGGATGGTACCAGTCGTCGGGAATCACGTAGGGATAGGAACCATATTCCAGTGGTGCCCCGCCCGTACGGAGTGCGTAGCGCAACCGGTGCGACACCGGAATTTCCAATTCTACACGGGCATCCCACGGCCCTCGCCGGTAGGCTGCCACGTCCGATTGCCGCACGCAGGTAGCGGAGTCAATGTCAAGGGCTTCGAGCAGAACTGATTTTTGATGGTGTTGCAGGGTACGGATGCGGTACGTTCCATCTTCTCGCATGATAAAATGCTGCGCCTGGTCAGGTACTTCAACCGTAGGATACACGCCATCGATAAGGAGCTGTACGTCGCGTTCAGCCAGTACCTTTCCCTCATCGGGTAGAGCCGCGTAACTGGCACGGACCACGTCCGGCTCATACGGTCGTAGTGCGCGGACGTCTTCCGGTGGGGCCACCACATGTACCGGTTTATACGTACCGATGGTTGCCTCGTTCCGAATGCGGTTCACCCGTCCGAAGCGCTGGATCAACGCGTCCAGTGGGGCAGCGGCGGTCACCATCCGGTCGTAGGATATGTCCAGACTCACTTCTACCACCTGGGTGGCACACACCACACACGGCCCGGCGGCGTGTTGCAACTCCTTCACCCGCGCTTCCAGGGCTCGGCGTTCCCCCCGCCGGAATCGACTGTGAATTAGCAGCACCTCTGCCTTTGGCAGGTGCTGCGTTGCCCAGCGGTAGTTTTCTTGCGCGTCCTTCACGCGGTTCGATACCCAAAGTACGTGCTCGCCCGCGTCGACCGCTCGTCGAAGTACTTCGTGCACCGTCGTCTCGTCGGCCACTTTGTGTACCTGGTGCCGGTCAAACGTATCGAGCACAGCAGGGGGCAATCGTACGATGTCTACTTGGTCTGATCCACCCAGTACCTCCACCAGCGTATCCGCCAGCACGGTGGGAATGGTAGCCGACCCGATGTGCACCCGACAGTCCAACCGTACCAGGGTACGTACCATCTGCACCACCATAGCCCGCGCCTGCCCGTCGTACGTATGGATTTCATCCAGAATCACGTCCTGCCCTTGCAAATCCAGCATGATGGCTTCGTATTTCGGCGTCCCGAAGACAATCCCCGCCAATTGATGAGGTGTCATTACCTTGATGCCCGCACCCGGATGCATTTGAAGCTCCACATCTTCGTCGGCTTCGTCAGCCAGTTCCAGCCGCGAGGCGGCATGCAGACGGCGCACGTCGGCATCCGGTACATCCTCCGCCAGCCGTTGGTACATGGCGTTGATCGACGCCTGAAACGGCAACGTGTAGAAAATCCTGCCCCGACAGCGCCGTATCAAAAAGTCCGTTTTCCCCGCCCCCGTCGGAGCAATCACCAGTGTATGTGTAGCCGGGTCATCCACAGGCTGCTCGGAAAGCGGATACAGCTTGGCCTTCGGACCTTGGGCGCGTTGCTCGAACGTGCTTAGGTCGGGGGGGTGGTAAAGAGCGGTTCTTTTCGTGATCGTCTCATGTAGATAAGCGGATCCGAAATGATCGGCACTCATCAGCAACCCTTTCCAGGGCGACCAGCCGTCGACCATGCGACGCACGCGATCATACACCCTCTGAAAGCACTCGGCAACTTCCTCGTAAGCGAGGGTACGAACCGCCACGCCAAATTTTGCAGCGACATGGGCTGCCACGGGTGACCATTGCGGCCAAGCTTCGAAGTGACGCTCAAAGACCTCGTCCACTCCGTTTTCCTTGACCAGGTCAAGGAGGCCCCGCTGGGAACGATCGTTGCGAATCGACTTATGGTGAGCCACCACCATCTGAATCAGCACTTCACGCTCGGCGAGTGGAAAGAGCGGTAAGAATAATAAGGAAGAGAGTTCGTGACGGTGGTAGTGGTTGCGCCCAAAGCTTCGGTGTCGTAATTCTTCCTCAATGGCGTCGGCGGCGGGTAGCTGCTTCAACTTCATATCGCGCTCCTGGGCTGACTCTTTTTCAAGCAACATGGCTTGAAACGCCGGGTGTCCTTTTCCCAGATCATGCAATACCGCCCCTAGCCGCGCCACGCGCACGTCCAGGCCGTAAGCGGGTGCCATTACCTCGATGGCTTCCACCACGTGTCGGGTGTGCTCTTCCAATAACAGGCCCCCTTGTTTCGGACTTTTCGCCAGCAAGATCATAGCTCGTAGGAAATGACTTCGGTGGGATTGCCGGTGATCGTCAGGGTACCGTACATGGGTGCGTCGCCCTCAAAGCGGTTGTAGCCGACCATGAACGACCCCGGCTGCTCCCGTCCAAAGCGCAGTTCAAATCCATCGACTTGGTCGTAGGCTTCCCGTGTCATCTCACCCACCATCGTTGGCAACAGCACATCTTCATTTCGGCACAAACACACGTGTTGCTCCGCGGCCCACAGGGCCTCCGCTTCCGTCCCGAAGGCTAAATACAGGGTTGGGTTTAGCATCACACCTCGGTAAAGGATCGACTGTTCACGTGACATCTGCTTTCGTGTCTTGCGCCACCCGGCCGACTGGATCTGCTCCATCTGTCGACTGAACCCTTGATGCGCCAATCGGTGACGCAGCACGGCCGTAACTTCTAGTTTCTGCCGTAGCCCCTCTACGATGCTGGGTGTCAAAAACTGTTGGCTGTAGGTCTCCCCGTCGCGCACCGCCGTCCAGGGCTTTATGAACCCAAACGGACCGGAGTAGCGCACCACATAGTATTCTTCTTGCATAGTTTTGTAAGTAGCGATTAACACACGGCCCCGAATCCGCTGCCTGTCAGCTCCCCAATGCCTACCGTCCAGGCAAACTGGAGCGCTTCTGACGTGCCCTCCACAATGACGGGACATTCACTACCCCGGTGCTGAATCTTCTTGATCGTAATTGTGCGCGTGCGTGCGTCCGGGTATTCACGGTCAAAAGCGACCCTTACCTTCAGATGATCACCGGTCAGACCGGCAACTTCCAGTTTACGGCGCAAGAGTTGCGTCAGCGCCTCATCTACTTCGGGTTGATCCCAAAGAAGGTATTGACGAGAACCATCTTCTCTTCGACGGCGAATCACGATAGAAGAGCGATCAGTATAGAATCGCACTGAGTTGCTTAGTTCAGGAATGTCAATGAGCTGTACCTCATTGACATTCATGCCATAGGCCACCGTGGGTGATTGCATTACTCCATTCAGCGCCGTTTTCGCAATCTGTGGGTCAAAAAAAGATAGATTCCATACCGATCCATGGGGAAAGTGAAGCTGGTCTTTACGCCTTTTTGCGTTGTGCAGCCAGCCGAAACTGTACAGGCTCAGACCATCGTGCAGGTCGTTGGGACCTAACCATTTGTGCAGAGCTCCGGTGAGATGGTGCAGGTGATTGAAGGGAACGGGCTCTGTATTGGGTGTTAAGTGAAGTTGTAAGCGCATAGTGTAAGGCGTTTCGGTGAGCAAGTAAAGCAGGCAGACTGCCAAAATGCGGGAGTCTGCGGTCTAAGAGGTTTATTTTTTAGGAGTAAAGGGTTGATATCGTGTCAAAGCGGCTTCCAATCGCTCGGCCATCCGCTGCCGAAGTGCTTGGGGAGCCAGCACTTCCACGTACTCGGCATAGCCCAAGAGCTCGCGCTCTAGCTCGGGATTGAGGACCAGGTCCAGTTCTACGGTCAGCCCCGCCTCGTCATCGGCTAGTACACGTTGGGTGGCATGGAGCGGTAAGGTTTTTAGGTAGGGAACCATCGGAGTGGCAAACCGCAACACGACCCGTTCGATGTGTTGGTCTGCGCCGAAGTGTACGCCCAGCGCATAGGCCTTCTGGGCTCGGTAGTCCGCCCGCCGATCCTGGGTAAAGGTCTCCTCGGTCAGCTGAGGGTCGCGCATGCGCTCCACGCCAAACGTCTTGAGCTTCTGGTCTTTGGGCGACCAGGCCACCAGGTACCAGCGGTTGCGGTCTTCCAGCAGCAGGCAAGGCTCTACGTAGCGTTCCGTGATGTCCTGCTGTTGGAAGGGTTGATAGGCGAAGCGGAGGCAGCGCTGTTCGCGCAATGCCCGCCAGAGAAGGGGCAGGTGTTCGGCCCCCTGCAGCTCACTATGTTGCTCAAATTGTAAGTAGTGCGCGACTTGCCGCACGTTTCCCTGCAGAAAGAAGGAAAGACGTTCCCAGCGTTCGAGCAGCTCCAGAAACTGGTGGAAATCGCCGACATCCTCGTCGGGGGGACGGTAGAGGTAGTACCCTTGATGAGGTTTGCTGAAGCGCACTTGGAGGCCAAACTCTTCTTTGAGTTCTTTCTTGTCCCGCTCGAAGGTGGTCTCGGAGACCTCCAGACCCGCTTGCTGTAAGTGGTCGAACAAGCGCGCTTTGTCCGGATACGTATAGGGTGGGCTCGTCAAACGAAAAAGTAGCACGAGCCGACGCATTTGAGTCGGTTGCTTCATGGGTGTTGGGCCCGCCTTTGCAGGGAGTCGTTTTACGCTCGTCGTGTAAAACCCCCTCCTTGTAGAGGTACCACCGCTCAATATAGAGCATCCGTGAGATTCTATCAAAGAAATTCAGAAATTGATCGTATCGGAAGATCTCTTGAAGCATACGCCATCGGATGAAGCGGCTGAGCAGGCAGTCACCTCTGGATTTTCTCTTTGCGTCTCGCGCTCTGGTCGTCATCCCTGGGCGAGGTCTTAGAGCGTTTGGCCGCCTTACCTGTTTGTCTGAGCGACAGCTGCGGTATTGTCTTCGCTTTGCGGAAGTCGTAGCGGATCCGGAGATTCTGCACACACTGTGTGCAGAATTGAGCTGGGGGCGGGTCTCGCCAGGCCGGCCCCCGCGTCGCATTTACGAATACTCATTCAGATAGATGACCCGCTCAAACGCGACTTTTATACAGAATTGAGCCGTCTGGAGTGTTGGAGTGTGCGGACGCTGCAGGAACGCATCAACTCCATGCTTTATGAGCGTTCGGCGCTCTCTCACAAACCGGAGGAGACGACTCGTCACGATCAGGCGCAGCTACGTCAGCAGCAACGGGTGCAACCGGACCTGCTGCTCAAAGATCGCCGGGGCAACCCTGCTGGGCTACGCGGTGGATTAGGGTGCAACCGGACCTGCTGCTCAAAGATCCCCATGTACTTGATTTTCTAGGGCTATCGGACCGCTATCTGGAAATGGACTTCCTAGCTTTCAACGGCATCAGGCTTCAGACTCTGGTACAGGATGTTCATCACCGTCAGGTCGATGGGGGGATTGGCGTTGGTGGCGTAGATCGTTTGCAACGAATCCAGGCGGCGGTTGAGCGTACTGAGGTGGACCATTTTGCTTTGCGGGTTGATCACCGAGCTAAGTAAGGTGCCATAGAGGCGGTGCCAGGCGTCGGCGTCCATGTAGGAAGTGGCGTCCAAGCGTTGCCCGTCGAACGGAGCGGGATCCGTCAGGTCCAGACCAAAGTCGGTGAGAATGCCTGTCGAGAGGGGTGCCTGGTTGAGGGCACCGAATACCTGATTCATTTGGTCAGAGTAAGGCGTGGTTTGTGCACCGACCGCCTGGCTAAAAAACAAGGCGATGCCTAAGGCGGTCGTGAGCGTGAGGACGCTCGACCGTCGTCGAGAGAAGAAAAGCATATAGAGGGAGTTAGAAGGTTGCGAAGATTAGTGGATGAGAGGTGCATCGAAACGGCCCTCAGTGACACGTACCGTATCGCCCTCAGCATTGGTCATGGTGAAAGCAAACGTGCCGCTCACCACGCCTGCGGCTGGCTCATAGCGCGACAGGGTCACGTAACCACTCACCGGATCAGAAGATTTAAAATCTTTTTCATTCATGCTTAAAAGCACTTGATTCTGGGCCGACTGATTGTAGAGTGGATAAGTCAGTCCTGTCCCGAGGCTGTCCCACAACCAAAATGATACAAGGCTTCCTACGTCTTTTGAAAAGTAGGCTTGTATCGAGAGGGTACCCTCTTTGGAAGGTTCCGCCCAGCACCCAGAAGCGTTTTGTCCGCGGGGTGGACCTACGGTATAAGCAGCGTACCCATCTATAAGACAACCGGCGTTCCAATTGCCTTCCTGCGTTGGGGGCGGCAGTTTACTGAGCGGATCCTCGTCAGGGTCGTGTTTCCGGAACAACTCGCAACCACTCAGCAGGAGCAGGCTGATCAGTAGGGTAGTGGGTAAGCAGCGATGAGGCATGAATTACTGTGAAGAAGAGTAAGTCGAAAAATAGTTGTTTATTGAGCACAAGTACTATATTCCGTCAACATGTCACAATAGCCCATCTAAAAATTTATGCTATTCATCTATATATAGGGAAGGCAATATAGGGTTAGCAATGCACCGGCTCCTTTATTACCAAATGTGCAGAATCATGCTTTTGCTCTCTCTCCGTGCAGCCCCAAACTAGGTGATGATCATTTCCAATGGCCGAAAGGAGCGAGGGACCGCCCCTATTAGGTAAGCCGGTAAAAGTGAACGCCCAAGATACATTACAAAGCAATCCTTTCTGTGCAGCGATCCGCCTTTGCCAGGCGTTTTGTGGGCTAGTAGTCGACGAACGGTCCTTTCATGAATTTATTTTAAAGGAAGATCGGGTAGCGGAGTACAAGAGTAAAGAAATCTATTGTTAAGTAATGAATGGTTATGTTGAATGAAGTTATAGGTCTCTAGATAAATATTTACGGTACGTCATCGTAAGGAGAATTAATGTTGAAAGAAGATTTGGGTGATCACTGCTCGGAGAAACGTTTTATTTGAAACGCATTCGGTGCTTCTTTGTGGTTGACAACTCTTTTAGCTACTATCGTTTTGACTTTTATGGTCTTTCGGTTTTCCGCCACCCCGGATTTTGACTTTCTTGCGCAATTTGCCCTTCAACTCCAAGTCCCTGTAGCAAACGGCCAGCTGGTCATTCCTCCCTGGCTCGGTCAAGGCTATTTGCGAAAGTATCGCTTTGGGTCCGACTTCAAAGTGGTGTTTCATCACTACACTCTAAAGGAAGAGCTCACGATCCAACGCCAGGCCGCTGGGGACGGCAACGACCTGGTCACGATGTTTTTTTACCGCCATGAGCAACCGGTGGAGATCGCTTATAACCAGGACCCATCAGTGCGATTTTCACAACGGGATCATTCTGCTATCCAGGTCACGTCCAACGATCTTAGCTCGTCCATCCGCTTCCCGGCGCATCACACCATCCATTACGTCGTGGTCGGCGTGAGAGCCGCCAGGTTGAAGGCGCTATTAGCCGAAAGCACGCAACATCCGGTACTGGACACGATTACGCGCAGCGGTAGTTCGTTTCTCTACTACGAAAGGATGGATGCCGACACGAAGTGGCTCCTGAAAAAACTGGAGGAGATCGACATGAACGAGCCGCTCAGCGACTTCTACCTACAGGTTAAGGTGCAGGAATTGCTTTACCTGCTCTTCCGTACATTGGCGTTGCGGGGACATCGCACGTACCAATCCCTCAGTAGCGCGGATGTGGAGCGGTTGCTACAGGTACGCGATGCGCTGCTGCGTGAGTTGAGTGTGCCCCCCGTCCTGCGCGAACTGGCGCAAACGGCCGCTATGAGCGAAACTAAGCTCAAGCGACTCTTCAAGCAAACGTTCGGTACGACGATCTACTCGTATTACCAGCGGGCCCGTATGGAAGAAGCGGCGTTTCTGTTGAAACAGGCCCATTATTCGGTCGCCGAGACGGGCCATGCCTTGGGGTTCACGAACCTGAGCCACTTCAGCCGACTGTTCAAGCAACACTACGGAGTCAATCCCAAACGGTATTCTACCTCGTAAACGGGGCCTAGCCCAGGTAATCCGGAGGAAATACCTGTTGCCCGTACTTCGCCGCTGCGGCCTGCAGTCGTTGGATCTCTTTTTTATCGGGGTGGACGGGGGGAAGAAATTCGCCGAAGGCGATCGGCTGTCCGACTTCTTCGAAGAATTGCTCCAGACCGGCCGGCACGACGGTACAAAGCAGATGAGCGACCCGCTCGGTTTTGTTTTTGAAACCGTGGACCACGCCCCCTTTCAGAATGGTAACGAATGATCCTGGTGTGGCTACATAGGTGCCGTATTCGGATTTGACTTCGATCTCTCCTTCGATCACGTAAAACGTTTCTTCAAACGCGGCGTGGGCGTGGGGACCGGGTCCTCCCCCGGGTGGGATAAGCATGTCAATGGTCGCAAATGCGCCGCCGGTGTCTTTTCCGCCGACCAGGACGCGGTAGGTGTCGCCGACCAGAGAAAGGCTGGTGCCTTCGTTGGGTCCTACGGTGAGGGGGGCTTTTTTCGGGGTGTCCATGTTGTGGGAAATGGTGTGGCACCAAGGTTAGCACGATTCTCCGAAAGCGCCTATTCGGATCAGACCGAAAATCAGTCTGATCCGACAGCGTGGGTTTCGCCGTCGCTTCGGACTGATTTTCGGTCGCATCGGGCTAGTTCAGCACTGTTGCCCGCAGTAGGTTTGTCGTCCGAGGATGCCGTCTAGAACGGTAACGAAAGGCGACGGACCCGGCAGCGCAGGAGGTGCCGAACTCCCACTCGCCCTTTTTCACGGCGGTGTTCCAACGACTTTCTCTGCGTAAACTGGGTACCATTCGTCCGGTGAATACCTACCAATGCATGAAACAACCGCTTAGCAATCCCTTCATTCTGGCGCTGAAAGCCTACAATCTTTCCGTGGAGATTCACCACCATGCCGCCTACCAGATCGTGATGTCCGGCGATCATCCCTTCACTTCTGCCATCGATGGCACGTTGTATGAGCACCTTCACGGCTTTTTGATCAAGCCCCAGGTCACCCACTTTTGCCAGGCGGAGAAAGGGACGCTGAGTGTAC from Catalinimonas alkaloidigena includes the following:
- a CDS encoding CRISPR-associated endonuclease Cas1 is translated as MKRPYYLFSSGRLKRRHNTLALERASGARAPDDAPEDEGLPSCPPDHPTDRVPFPVEAVESLYLFGEIDLNSKLVTFLGQHGIPAFFYDYYGHFTAALYPRESQLSGRLRVEQVRHYLRGPWRLFLARALVEASLFNIGRVIKYYVPRLSGAAQTAAELALEMMEREG
- a CDS encoding CRISPR-associated protein Cas4, with amino-acid sequence MNSFATVTSSLRIGGMLLGYYLICPRKAWLSLRGLWMEQESDTVALGRLLDQTSYSRSEKHLHLEAETPDGHLLVGKLDRAQLRQGVLHETKKGRSCEEAHRWQVRFYLWLLRLNGVTRADGAAFTGQLDYPLLRRTEPVTLTAAQEGQLATWTRELQLLTQQHTPPARLTRRRFCQKCAFEDLCYA
- a CDS encoding CRISPR-associated protein Cas7; the protein is MKPYLYLRGLRQMDHTVFSVENGQKTYWDPIFNNRLPYSSGQQVKRSILDAMVETMEDEKRAPITFNYQITSGKDGKDSLAQKEPWSPCDPLHADQLIGGWMRAQSSELTLKRRSPLSISAMRPLHPTLARTSEESLTFDRSENPSHNPVRVRNAEGELLSDEAVNEFLRSNTRSLPRRHWIPSDKVGSRAEGLFVYDVAIDLRRLFKVSTNRHDPELTEAKEAELREEGWIEKGEFLVCPADRREEIIPALAHALINWRITSNQSRTYSPQPTLAIAISDNANLLAAAIRADLREEGKKADPVLEKVRGAELYIALSAKGYVPGVMGSAEALANAEHDLTEQLKAFEYEV
- a CDS encoding CRISPR-associated helicase/endonuclease Cas3, whose protein sequence is MILLAKSPKQGGLLLEEHTRHVVEAIEVMAPAYGLDVRVARLGAVLHDLGKGHPAFQAMLLEKESAQERDMKLKQLPAADAIEEELRHRSFGRNHYHRHELSSLLFLPLFPLAEREVLIQMVVAHHKSIRNDRSQRGLLDLVKENGVDEVFERHFEAWPQWSPVAAHVAAKFGVAVRTLAYEEVAECFQRVYDRVRRMVDGWSPWKGLLMSADHFGSAYLHETITKRTALYHPPDLSTFEQRAQGPKAKLYPLSEQPVDDPATHTLVIAPTGAGKTDFLIRRCRGRIFYTLPFQASINAMYQRLAEDVPDADVRRLHAASRLELADEADEDVELQMHPGAGIKVMTPHQLAGIVFGTPKYEAIMLDLQGQDVILDEIHTYDGQARAMVVQMVRTLVRLDCRVHIGSATIPTVLADTLVEVLGGSDQVDIVRLPPAVLDTFDRHQVHKVADETTVHEVLRRAVDAGEHVLWVSNRVKDAQENYRWATQHLPKAEVLLIHSRFRRGERRALEARVKELQHAAGPCVVCATQVVEVSLDISYDRMVTAAAPLDALIQRFGRVNRIRNEATIGTYKPVHVVAPPEDVRALRPYEPDVVRASYAALPDEGKVLAERDVQLLIDGVYPTVEVPDQAQHFIMREDGTYRIRTLQHHQKSVLLEALDIDSATCVRQSDVAAYRRGPWDARVELEIPVSHRLRYALRTGGAPLEYGSYPYVIPDDWYHPGGLLLGLVVPAMPTNQSAFDTRFI
- the cas6 gene encoding CRISPR-associated endoribonuclease Cas6, encoding MRLQLHLTPNTEPVPFNHLHHLTGALHKWLGPNDLHDGLSLYSFGWLHNAKRRKDQLHFPHGSVWNLSFFDPQIAKTALNGVMQSPTVAYGMNVNEVQLIDIPELSNSVRFYTDRSSIVIRRRREDGSRQYLLWDQPEVDEALTQLLRRKLEVAGLTGDHLKVRVAFDREYPDARTRTITIKKIQHRGSECPVIVEGTSEALQFAWTVGIGELTGSGFGAVC
- a CDS encoding helix-turn-helix transcriptional regulator, which codes for MLLFRLTSPPYTYPDKARLFDHLQQAGLEVSETTFERDKKELKEEFGLQVRFSKPHQGYYLYRPPDEDVGDFHQFLELLERWERLSFFLQGNVRQVAHYLQFEQHSELQGAEHLPLLWRALREQRCLRFAYQPFQQQDITERYVEPCLLLEDRNRWYLVAWSPKDQKLKTFGVERMRDPQLTEETFTQDRRADYRAQKAYALGVHFGADQHIERVVLRFATPMVPYLKTLPLHATQRVLADDEAGLTVELDLVLNPELERELLGYAEYVEVLAPQALRQRMAERLEAALTRYQPFTPKK
- a CDS encoding DUF1016 N-terminal domain-containing protein, which translates into the protein MCRIELGAGLARPAPASHLRILIQIDDPLKRDFYTELSRLECWSVRTLQERINSMLYERSALSHKPEETTRHDQAQLRQQQRVQPDLLLKDRRGNPAGLRGGLGCNRTCCSKIPMYLIF
- a CDS encoding DUF6252 family protein; the protein is MPHRCLPTTLLISLLLLSGCELFRKHDPDEDPLSKLPPPTQEGNWNAGCLIDGYAAYTVGPPRGQNASGCWAEPSKEGTLSIQAYFSKDVGSLVSFWLWDSLGTGLTYPLYNQSAQNQVLLSMNEKDFKSSDPVSGYVTLSRYEPAAGVVSGTFAFTMTNAEGDTVRVTEGRFDAPLIH
- a CDS encoding helix-turn-helix transcriptional regulator, which encodes MRKYRFGSDFKVVFHHYTLKEELTIQRQAAGDGNDLVTMFFYRHEQPVEIAYNQDPSVRFSQRDHSAIQVTSNDLSSSIRFPAHHTIHYVVVGVRAARLKALLAESTQHPVLDTITRSGSSFLYYERMDADTKWLLKKLEEIDMNEPLSDFYLQVKVQELLYLLFRTLALRGHRTYQSLSSADVERLLQVRDALLRELSVPPVLRELAQTAAMSETKLKRLFKQTFGTTIYSYYQRARMEEAAFLLKQAHYSVAETGHALGFTNLSHFSRLFKQHYGVNPKRYSTS
- a CDS encoding cupin domain-containing protein yields the protein MDTPKKAPLTVGPNEGTSLSLVGDTYRVLVGGKDTGGAFATIDMLIPPGGGPGPHAHAAFEETFYVIEGEIEVKSEYGTYVATPGSFVTILKGGVVHGFKNKTERVAHLLCTVVPAGLEQFFEEVGQPIAFGEFLPPVHPDKKEIQRLQAAAAKYGQQVFPPDYLG